One window of the Cohnella hashimotonis genome contains the following:
- a CDS encoding S8 family serine peptidase, translating to MAAELKGKRRTVRTAAAAVLLGTALAATGSLDSRLTAVVGPMKAAEAAKLGATAFPATTKQADRLGKAAKTSASRSRVAISALSNASFLKETGFPEAWKLLRRDVVGTIAIVDTGIDLKNAALQPYLTEGVNLLDDKKPPQDDNGHGTAVAGVIVAAAEAAKGANAEAAWKMKLMPVKALDDKGEGDEARLSGGIRYAIEHGADIVVLSLGLRRDAPGMRSVIDLAESKGVLLVAATGNDAADFGERAAVQYPAAYPTVLAVAGAEAGKGQINSTGGPEVDLAASWQVDTLALGGGRLTMEGTSMAAPQVAAAVALLRAAHPEWKPAFLRETLRRTAEDIGAKGRDDATGYGLLRADQALSAAFAADWREPNGAQRSASPFPPGTEVYSAWSGLLDTDWYAVEAQSDGMLSVRMQTNLFDIGPAAVKLSLYLPGGVNPIAGSVSGTSGGTTTWKVSKGKYYLRVDGSSRTSTLPYRLTSGFRMLPDRTEPGSTRASAYAIEPRTQTWSGTFDREDDNDWTTVKLPQSGTLKVTVETDTTRIDPAITLQRVGQAEVLTDTNGDGLPETATIKNAPAGRYYIGVSNAAADGAPPVIGTYTVRLEYITTYADLGEPNDGPLTAASLVPGEAGILKGLISSKEDADWFRFKTTGGRFAWKLEGIPEDSTFKLAVYDKQLKLLGQWSGKAQSASLNVPQKLAAGTYYARITADRADRSAYYRFGVTSAD from the coding sequence ATGGCAGCAGAATTAAAAGGGAAACGGCGTACGGTTCGTACGGCGGCTGCGGCCGTGCTTCTGGGCACGGCCTTGGCGGCGACCGGCTCCCTGGATTCGCGATTGACCGCAGTAGTCGGACCGATGAAGGCAGCCGAGGCGGCGAAGCTCGGCGCGACCGCCTTCCCCGCGACGACAAAGCAGGCGGACCGCTTAGGCAAGGCGGCCAAGACATCCGCTTCCCGTTCGCGGGTTGCGATCTCGGCGTTATCGAATGCTTCTTTTCTAAAGGAGACGGGCTTCCCGGAAGCCTGGAAGCTGCTGCGACGCGATGTGGTCGGCACGATCGCCATCGTGGATACGGGCATCGATCTGAAGAATGCGGCGCTTCAGCCTTATCTGACCGAGGGCGTCAATCTGCTGGACGACAAAAAGCCGCCGCAGGACGACAACGGACACGGCACGGCAGTGGCTGGCGTCATCGTCGCCGCGGCCGAGGCCGCGAAGGGAGCGAATGCGGAGGCTGCCTGGAAAATGAAGCTGATGCCGGTTAAGGCGTTGGACGACAAGGGCGAGGGCGACGAAGCGCGCTTGTCGGGCGGGATCCGCTACGCCATCGAGCATGGCGCGGACATCGTCGTGCTGTCGCTCGGCCTCCGCAGGGACGCGCCCGGCATGCGCAGCGTCATCGACCTGGCCGAGTCCAAGGGCGTGCTGCTCGTCGCGGCGACCGGCAATGACGCGGCCGATTTTGGCGAGCGAGCGGCGGTGCAATATCCGGCCGCCTACCCGACCGTACTGGCTGTCGCAGGCGCCGAGGCGGGCAAGGGCCAGATCAACTCGACGGGCGGCCCGGAGGTGGACCTGGCCGCGTCGTGGCAGGTCGATACGCTCGCGCTGGGCGGCGGCCGTCTCACTATGGAAGGCACGTCCATGGCGGCGCCGCAAGTGGCGGCAGCGGTCGCGCTGCTGCGGGCTGCGCATCCGGAATGGAAGCCTGCGTTCCTTCGCGAGACGCTGCGCCGCACGGCCGAGGACATCGGCGCCAAAGGCCGCGACGACGCGACGGGCTATGGGCTCTTACGCGCGGACCAGGCCTTGTCCGCCGCGTTTGCGGCCGATTGGCGCGAGCCTAACGGTGCGCAGCGGTCGGCTTCGCCTTTTCCTCCGGGCACGGAGGTCTATTCGGCATGGAGCGGCTTGCTCGATACCGACTGGTATGCGGTCGAAGCGCAATCGGACGGGATGCTGTCCGTACGGATGCAGACGAACCTGTTTGATATCGGACCTGCTGCGGTTAAATTGTCGCTATACCTTCCGGGAGGCGTTAATCCGATCGCTGGGAGCGTGAGCGGTACAAGCGGAGGAACGACGACTTGGAAGGTATCGAAGGGCAAATACTACCTGAGGGTAGACGGATCCTCAAGAACGTCAACGCTGCCTTACAGGCTTACCTCCGGCTTCCGGATGCTGCCCGACCGGACGGAGCCCGGATCTACCCGGGCTTCGGCTTATGCGATCGAACCCCGGACGCAGACCTGGAGCGGGACGTTCGATCGCGAAGACGACAACGATTGGACGACGGTCAAGCTGCCCCAGTCCGGCACGCTGAAGGTCACCGTGGAGACGGACACGACGCGAATCGATCCCGCGATAACGCTGCAGCGAGTCGGGCAGGCCGAAGTCCTGACGGACACGAACGGCGACGGGTTGCCGGAAACGGCCACGATCAAGAACGCGCCGGCAGGCAGGTACTACATAGGGGTCAGCAACGCAGCCGCCGACGGAGCTCCGCCCGTGATAGGGACCTATACGGTCCGACTGGAATACATTACTACGTACGCGGATTTGGGCGAGCCGAACGACGGTCCGCTGACGGCCGCCTCGCTCGTTCCCGGCGAGGCCGGCATCCTCAAAGGGCTGATTTCGTCCAAGGAGGACGCGGATTGGTTCCGGTTCAAGACGACGGGCGGCCGCTTCGCATGGAAGCTCGAAGGCATACCGGAAGACTCGACGTTCAAGCTGGCGGTATACGACAAACAGCTGAAGCTGCTCGGCCAATGGTCAGGCAAGGCGCAGAGCGCTTCCCTGAACGTCCCGCAGAAGCTGGCTGCCGGGACTTATTATGCCCGGATCACGGCCGATCGCGCGGATCGTTCCGCGTATTATCGGTTCGGCGTGACGAGCGCCGACTGA
- a CDS encoding DUF1146 domain-containing protein, with protein sequence MESIYYTMGWDSLFSIFITLGFIAVAWVVLQEVKWEQFFRHPKSPRARLAQLILAIIAGRLLAGFVLDYWNWASSLRHLFNSS encoded by the coding sequence ATGGAATCCATTTATTACACAATGGGCTGGGACAGCTTGTTCTCCATTTTCATTACGCTCGGATTCATCGCTGTCGCATGGGTCGTGCTGCAGGAGGTCAAGTGGGAGCAATTTTTCCGACATCCCAAAAGCCCCAGGGCGCGGCTCGCGCAGCTCATCCTGGCGATCATCGCAGGACGCCTGCTGGCCGGGTTCGTACTGGATTACTGGAATTGGGCTTCGTCGCTGAGGCACCTGTTCAATTCGTCGTAG
- the murA gene encoding UDP-N-acetylglucosamine 1-carboxyvinyltransferase — protein sequence MSKIIVRGGRPLNGTVRVHGAKNSVLPILAATLLAEEGSCVIDDVPALDDVYNILEVLSALGVQALRHESRVTLRAHRLISHEAPYELVRKMRASFLVMGPLLAREGKVKISLPGGCAIGTRPIDQHLKGFEAMGAEIGFGQGSVEAKVDGRLRGARIYLDVASVGATENIMMAAATADGVTTIENAAKEPEIVDLANFLNAMGAKVRGAGTGIIRIEGVERLKGIRHTVIPDRVEAGTYMIAAAISGGDVYIEGAIRDHLGPVVAKLEEMGVGIEADDSGIRVFANRPLKAVDVKTLPYPGFPTDMQAQFMALLLASPGTSIVTETVFENRFMHVEEMAKMGADIKIEGRTAVISGGKRLSGAPVCATDLRAGAALICVGLAAEGVTEVTGTHHIDRGYMDIVGKLAALGADISRLGDGEEIPAPAAAAVVQTPPVPAVRRTLQVASEERVASDSVAMLRVQPTLA from the coding sequence ATGAGCAAAATCATCGTCCGCGGCGGCCGTCCCCTAAATGGGACTGTCCGCGTGCACGGCGCCAAAAATTCCGTCCTGCCGATCCTCGCCGCCACACTGTTGGCGGAAGAAGGATCTTGCGTCATCGATGACGTACCCGCCTTGGACGATGTGTATAACATTCTGGAAGTGCTCTCGGCGCTTGGCGTTCAGGCGCTTCGACACGAATCCCGCGTGACGCTGCGCGCGCACCGGCTGATCTCGCACGAGGCGCCTTACGAGCTCGTTCGCAAGATGAGGGCGTCTTTCCTCGTCATGGGTCCGCTCCTCGCCCGCGAGGGCAAGGTTAAGATCTCGCTGCCGGGCGGCTGCGCGATCGGGACCCGCCCGATCGACCAGCACCTCAAGGGCTTCGAGGCGATGGGCGCCGAGATCGGCTTCGGCCAAGGCTCTGTCGAGGCGAAGGTAGACGGACGGCTGCGCGGGGCGCGCATCTATCTGGACGTAGCCAGCGTAGGCGCGACCGAGAACATCATGATGGCAGCCGCGACCGCGGACGGCGTCACGACGATCGAGAATGCCGCCAAGGAACCGGAGATCGTCGATCTCGCCAACTTCCTGAATGCCATGGGCGCGAAGGTGCGCGGCGCGGGCACCGGCATCATCCGCATCGAGGGCGTAGAACGTCTTAAGGGCATTCGCCACACCGTTATTCCGGATCGGGTAGAGGCGGGCACTTACATGATCGCCGCCGCGATCTCGGGCGGAGACGTGTACATCGAAGGCGCGATCCGCGACCATCTGGGTCCGGTCGTCGCCAAACTCGAGGAGATGGGCGTCGGCATCGAAGCGGACGACAGCGGCATTCGCGTCTTCGCGAATCGCCCGCTCAAGGCCGTCGACGTCAAGACGCTGCCTTATCCGGGCTTCCCGACCGACATGCAGGCGCAGTTCATGGCGCTGCTGCTCGCCAGCCCCGGTACGAGCATCGTCACGGAGACGGTGTTCGAGAACCGTTTCATGCACGTCGAGGAGATGGCGAAGATGGGGGCCGACATCAAGATCGAAGGTCGCACCGCCGTCATCTCGGGCGGCAAGCGGTTGTCAGGCGCACCGGTCTGCGCGACGGATCTGCGCGCGGGAGCTGCGCTGATCTGCGTCGGTCTCGCTGCTGAAGGCGTGACCGAGGTGACGGGCACGCATCACATCGACCGCGGCTATATGGACATCGTCGGCAAGCTGGCCGCGTTGGGTGCGGATATTAGCCGCCTGGGCGACGGCGAAGAAATCCCGGCGCCAGCTGCCGCAGCTGTCGTTCAAACACCGCCCGTGCCTGCCGTAAGGCGAACGCTTCAGGTCGCTTCCGAAGAGCGTGTCGCCTCGGACAGCGTGGCGATGCTGCGCGTGCAGCCGACGCTGGCCTGA
- the spoIID gene encoding stage II sporulation protein D, producing MQKQNGQADRNKRPYYSVRRHRSGGRLKGRFLLAGESGMRSIGLLLILAFGTGALLASWSWAERHARESNQARIVEESADAAWDSVREEKEEPDKADMPANPSGEKGIETQEDEGEKTSEKPSKGAGALSAADAARGLQADRADSALVVRIYLSDDKRVERAGLETYVKGVVAAEMPTDFEPAALEAQAIAARTYLIRRLWNEDRSGVPVRGADVTDTVAHQVYRSRAEMNKLKEENPQAWAAVDEAVRRTRGIVMVYGGAPIESLYFSSSNGYTENAKDVFSADLPYLVSVSSPWDRKDSPRAEETVEMKLSEFYRKLGVKSLATLTGLGKRPSAVINGWTEGKRVSTATVGGKTLSGIEVRRLLGLRSAAFDWKIEKGKIAITTYGSGHGVGMSQWGAEGMAKTGATAAEIVRHYYTGIQLKTVTALQTASGDTAKL from the coding sequence ATGCAAAAGCAAAATGGACAAGCGGATCGCAACAAAAGGCCGTATTATTCGGTGCGCCGCCATCGAAGCGGGGGCAGGTTAAAAGGTCGGTTTCTGCTTGCCGGCGAAAGCGGCATGCGCTCGATCGGCCTCTTGCTTATCTTGGCTTTTGGCACGGGTGCACTTCTGGCCAGCTGGTCCTGGGCAGAACGCCATGCGAGAGAATCGAATCAGGCGCGAATCGTCGAAGAGAGCGCGGATGCGGCGTGGGACAGCGTACGAGAGGAAAAGGAGGAGCCGGATAAGGCGGATATGCCTGCAAATCCATCCGGGGAGAAAGGCATCGAGACCCAAGAGGATGAAGGGGAAAAGACGTCGGAAAAGCCAAGCAAGGGCGCGGGCGCCCTGTCCGCCGCAGACGCCGCGCGGGGGCTGCAGGCGGATCGGGCGGACAGCGCGCTCGTCGTTCGAATCTACTTAAGCGATGACAAGCGGGTCGAGCGCGCGGGTCTGGAGACGTATGTCAAAGGCGTCGTTGCGGCAGAGATGCCGACGGACTTCGAGCCGGCCGCGCTGGAGGCGCAGGCGATCGCGGCGCGCACTTATTTGATCCGCCGCCTGTGGAACGAGGACCGTTCCGGCGTGCCTGTTCGCGGCGCGGACGTGACCGACACGGTGGCGCATCAAGTCTATCGCTCCCGGGCGGAGATGAACAAGCTGAAGGAGGAAAACCCGCAGGCTTGGGCCGCCGTAGACGAAGCGGTGCGAAGGACGCGGGGAATCGTCATGGTATACGGCGGCGCGCCTATCGAATCTCTTTACTTTTCCAGCAGCAACGGATATACGGAAAACGCTAAGGACGTTTTCTCTGCAGATTTGCCTTATCTGGTGTCGGTGAGCAGCCCATGGGATCGCAAAGACTCGCCCCGTGCCGAGGAAACCGTAGAGATGAAGCTAAGCGAATTTTATCGCAAGCTGGGCGTCAAGTCGCTGGCGACGCTGACGGGTCTTGGCAAACGGCCTTCGGCTGTCATAAACGGCTGGACCGAGGGGAAGAGGGTGAGCACAGCGACCGTGGGCGGCAAGACGTTGTCGGGAATCGAGGTTCGCAGATTGCTAGGGCTGCGATCCGCCGCGTTCGATTGGAAGATCGAGAAGGGGAAAATCGCGATTACGACCTACGGCAGCGGGCATGGCGTCGGCATGAGCCAGTGGGGCGCGGAGGGGATGGCAAAGACCGGCGCGACCGCCGCGGAGATCGTACGCCACTACTATACGGGCATACAACTGAAGACGGTGACCGCGCTTCAAACGGCGAGCGGCGACACTGCTAAGCTATAA